atggaaaatatttcgaagccgaaacttggtgagcggaggtttggcataatgggcagttggccccgaacaaaatggcgtctaggcctcaacggtttttgagttatggccatttatctgggattaaaggtccaaaatgaaaatagagaaattatttttccacttcacttCCACTTCAAAGTCAAGgtgcctccggtgtcaataaaaaaagaaacagccatttatctatcgtcatttaagagaaatcgtacaatgacagattggtgatgttcatggataggtgttttttttccaacggttacagatccagttgcagggtgttcttacgaatccttttaaagtgtgctgcggagctctgcgagatttctgtgattttctatgattttctgaaataacacacactacctaaaccctccgtaaataactcagttcttaacgtaaagacttaaaactcaggattctgtaaaggcataccccaatcaggatatgagtttatttatagcttcctatgccaaccggaagtgccttaaatggtgtcacagtggcagtttccaagggttaaaaaggtcagatcttttcaaaacttcatgtgtgattaggcaaaccccataaactgtaagtcagtcatttctcccaacagatgtcaaagaaaagctctctctcacacacacacacacacacagaaacacaaacacagcaagtttggagtgacaaagtgcggtgcttaaagacacacaaagcctacaatggcatttccatattctctaggccgtgccgagttcaacaagacgccccgcttgaccgtagctcgctctgtctaagcacagcgaccattagaaaagtaggcccaaaatgaaggctgCCCCACAAcatcatttgcttttgggtgacagagagagaaccgttagggtgagaagcacaattcgacctcaggtacgtttctaaggtcctcccgatccgtgcaagcctaaccttgaccgtgtggcattaacccttaatagttaaaagaaggtgtttacttcaaagagtttgcattgacttctctccccataggaatacattgcctgcacccctaaattcaacctgaagcctatatgggttatgaatgccgtatgaacctgtctttggtaacagtccatcaggccagtatgaggtctacctgtgttgattctaagcttcctggaccaaccggaagtggttaaaatcaccctaaaagtgtatatccataccctgcctgcagtttgatagacatagtgcattcaaccctgtgtaaatcagtaaATTCTTaaagtaaagacttaaaactcaggattctgtaaaagcataccccaatgaggatatgtgttgacttatagcttcctgtaccaaccggaagtgccataattggtgtctcaggagctgtttcgaagggttaaaaaagtcatatctgtccaaaacttcatatgtgtgattaggcaacccccatgaactgtaaatcagtcatttttcccataaaatttcaaaggaaaactaaatcacacacacacacagcttggaacTAGGGACCCATTGGGGTGCTTAGAGACATACACTCcctgcattagttaaccttgttggaacttttaaagaaccatcagacctagagttccgaaactttagaatcctgttccagacctcaggtcgatagtacgtggtgagttacgtggctctagaaggttctagggccgagaaacagcctcgtacatttgcaatgacttcaattcatttttgcatcacgaaaatgacgacatttagaaatgtcccagagttgcaagactaggtgcattgcgaccgtttcggcccatatagacagaccccaacgtttctgtccgatatcTCATTCAAGGACCTCGTAGCAAGTCAtagaaaaaagtggattttcagcaccaattagggttttgctcggacaccaaatgaccgatcgagccgaaacttgggatttggggtcgcctcagctaggcctacacataacataagaaatggacccgtagctagaacgtaactacgtgttttatgttttttttaatggtttgaaccgaaggcgttgtgaattttgggccagctctgaagtatgtgatagttggctactaaacgagttggaaaaagtgggtttagtgtcagtttgtatcagtttggtgtcacaATGATATCTATTTGACTGATGGacagtgacttgctggtgactcttgtccatttgcaatatgtttaaacagtgaggtaccatcaccaaagtgacattctgaaatcaaccctaacgagcgattgagatgaaccagaatcactgcccagccatcccgagttcatcgggccagtcaatttcacattcctgcaggatttttatagcatgacaaattcgtgatggtacctgcccattgaaccatattgcaaatgcacagtgactttgcaaaagtaagaaaacataaacaaatggacataatgaaattaccatatttttatttttgggttatcagttgcacaacaatgcacgtgcatttgcaataagATTCAACattgaaaaaacatcacaaactggacatgatgaagtcaacacaacgagcgttggaaaggagcaactatcactgccaggccatcctgtgttcatcaggccagtcaatttggtatttctgcaggattttgagcatgtcaaatttcttatggtaaatgcccattgaaccatattgcaaatgcacgtgcacttgcaatatgattcaacagtgaaaaaacatcacaaaatggacatgatgaagtcaacacaacgagcgatggaaaggagcaactatcactgccaggccaccCCGAGTTCAttgggccagtcaatttcacattcctgcaggatttttatagcatgacaaattcgtgatggtacctgctcATTGAATCATATTGcgaatgcacagtgactttgcaaaagtaagaaaacataaacaaatggacatgatgaaatcaccatatttttatttttgggttaccagttgcacaacaatgcacgtgtatttgcaatatgattctatagtgaaaaaacatcacctaatggacattctgaaatcaaccctaacgagcgatTGAGAttaaccagaatcactgcccagccatccctagttcatcgggccagtcaatttcacattcctgcaggatttttatagcatgacaaatttgtgatggtacctgcccattgaaccatattgcaaatgcacagtgactttgcaaaagtaagaaaacataaacaaatggacataatgaaatcaccatatttttatttttgggttaccagttgcacaacaatgcacgtgcatttgcaataagATTCAACattgaaaaaacatcacaaaatggacatgatgaagtcaacacaaagAGCGTttggaaaggagcaactatcactgccaggccatcctgtgttcatcaggccagtcaatttagcatttctgcaggatttttgagcatgtcaaatttcttatggcatttggccccccaaaaaagtaacttttgacttcctatgaaatcatattgaaaatggacaaaacatattccttatgcgcatgtaaaaaataaataaagattatgataataacattggacaaaagtatgttgatacagttcttatacgtgtgtaattgacacaaaattcgaaagaatttcgaaaaacggtccagaaatcacttttttaagggtgtgtgaagtttttgacaacattttctacatttttgacttttgacttttgacttcctatgaaatcatattgaaaatggacaaaacatattatttatgcgcatgtaaaaatatatatatatgataataaaattggacacaagtgtattcatacagttcttacacatgtgtaattgacaaaaaaatcgaaagaatttcgaaaaacggtccagaaagcacttttttaaggggtgataagtttttgaccaaaaaaatattttttcaaaatgttgcttttggatgttgacttgggttacatatccaatatgaaaaaccaaggtggagcggattcgccacctgttggatttttaaagtgttacaactggcaattgccatatggcatttgcaatacactttggatgaatcaacgccgaattgggtggtattggacaatgtgtatatggtttgtccgattgCAATGacatcccattcatttttgtccaatacaggggggtattcccttacataccTTGGGAAGGTTTTTGGGCAGGGTGAAGTGCGTCCTGTTCTGGCTAAAGTGATAGCTAATGATGATTTTCCACCACCAAATACTAAAAAGTAACTGGTGCGTTTCTTGGGCATGATTGCTTATTACCATAGTTTTTGTAAAAAATTCTCTACTGTGATCACTCCCTTGACAGATGCTGAAAGCTAAGGCTGTTTACGCATGGTCTACTTGTTGTCAACAGGCTTTTGAAGATGCAAAGAGGTTGCTTACCTCAACTCTGGTGTTGGCTGCTCCTTGCGTGGATTTGTCATTTACCTTGCAGGTGGATGCTCGTCATGTGGTGGCAGGTGCAGTTTTGCTGCAAGCAGATGTGTCTGGGGTTGAGAGGCCTGTTAGTTTCTTTTCCAAAAAGTTTAACCATTATCAGTTGATCTATTCGGTCATTGAAAAAGAAGCCCTAGCACTCATTTGGGCGCTACAAAACTTCGACATGTATGTCTGGTCGGGAGTAGTACCTATTGTGGTCTACACCGACCATAACCCTCTCATCTTTTTGAGGTCCATGATGTGTCCTAATCAGAGGATaatgagatggtgtttattattACAATCATTCCATCTCGATGTGCAGCACTTCCGGGGGACTGATAACTTGATTGCTGATGCACTCTCTCGTGCGCCCTGTTCCTGAATGTTTaggtgactgaccattgtttggcATTGTCAtgttctctctttcctgtctgttCCCTCCTGGTCTTGTTTTCTTCTTTCCTCTTAAAAGTTGCTTCCTGTGCGCATAGGTTGCTGAGGTCTGAGGATGAGGTTGGCTGGGGCAGGGTATGTTGTTCCGGGGTCCTTGTTGGTCCCAGGTTtttctttgttcttgtttccttattaggataccggtgggcggagttgggagggtcgtcagctacacgGGAaaggtgtgtcccaggataaataaaCCTCTTCCAGATTCATTGGGAagactctccatgcagacacattCATAGATTTTGTTGTGGTATTTTTGTGGCCTTTTGactgtttgctttggcacctttgaACACCCAGCATTATCACATTTAtacatgcaaaacactcacttacactactgattactgattacacatgCCATTGTTAACCTCTCTGTGCACGGAACCCactagcgggctgaaattccacgacatacggtgatcgctacataaatagtcatattaaacattaatgaaaatacaagtgtctcacatgtatcgaaagcctagaatcttgctaatccaactgcgttgtcagatttaaaaaatgatttactgcgaaagaatatgATGTTCCCCGAGTTCTACTCCCAAGTCTTtagaatccatcgacctgacccgagttcccgagtgttaccatgacctcaaactggtatttagcaaacagagggccaccatgctaccaccccatagaccttatgattgccccatcgaactgtttccgggcacttgccctcccaggggtcggatcttttccctatctccacccgaacgagctgctatggatacctacatcaaggacgctctggaagcaggcctcatgcgtccatccacctcccggcgggagcagggtttttctttgtggccaagaaagacggtggattacgtccttgcatcgactaccggggactcaatgccataaccgtccgtaaccgttacccgctaccccttatggccacagccttcgagctgctccaggaagcagttgttttcactaagcttgacctgcggaacgcataccatcttgtgcggatcagacctggtgacgagtggaagaccgctttcaacacgcctactggtcactatgaatacttggtgatgcccttcggcctgaccaacgccccagcggtgttccaagcgctcataaacgatgtgcttagggatatgcttaacatatttgtgttcgtttacttggatgacatctacatcttttcgagctctcttcaagaacacactaagcatgtcagacaagtactcaaacgcctcctagacagtacgttaagccggaaaaatgtgaattccattcatcccgagtacaattcctgggatttgtagtggaacccggtcgagtccaaatggaccccaggaaggtaggggcggtagcggattggcccacccccaaatccgttaaggaagttcagcgtttcctgggcttcactaacttttaccgcaagttcatcaagaacttcagcttggtggcagcccctctctcagctttaaccaagggtggcaatgcaaggtttttgtggggaagagaagctgagacggccttccaaggactcaagcagcgcgtcctctctgctcccatcctgatactaccgactacggatgaaccgtttgtggtggaggtagacgcctcagaggttggtgttggagttgtcctgtctcagaggggtgaagacaagaagcttcatccgtgcgctttcttctcacaccggcttaccccggctgagaggaactacgatgtgggggatcgtgaactcctagcggttaagatggcattgaaggaatggagacactggctcgagggggcttctcacccgtttcaagtgcttacggaccacaaaaatctggagtatatccagcaggcgaagcggttgaactctagacaagctagatggtctcttttcttcaatcgattccagtttatcctcacctatcggcccgggtcgaagaatctcaaactggatgccctgtcccgagtctacgctcctgccattcgagatgacacggacatgcctgtccttcctgctgctaagatcttggctccgatctcgtggcaagttgaggataccgtgagacgagctcaaactattgaaccggacccgaaaggaggtcctgccaatcggttgtttgtccccaaggcagtgaggactcaggtccttctgtgggggcactcctgtcgcctcacctgtcacccgggcgtaggtcgcaccttggagttcatccagcgtacgttctggtggcctaccataagagaagacgttgccactttcgtcaatgcctgccccgtgtgctgccagggcaaatcttctcacctccgcccgcaaggactccttcaccctttacctgttccccacagaccctggtcccatatctcgttggacttcattactggccttcctccatcccatggcaatactactatcctagtcattatcgacaggttttcaaaggcggccaggttcgtccctctgactaagttaccttctgccaaggaaacggctgagttggtaattaatcatgtgttccgagtcttcggcattcctcaagatatggtttctgacagaggtccccagttcgcctctaggttttggaaggccttctgccaactcatgggggcttctgccagtctatcttcagggtaccatccggagtccaacggccaaactgagaggatgaatcaagagctggaaaccaccctccgatgtatgactcgtaacaacccgtccacatggtcgtccttcattgtttgggccgaatacgcgcacaacaccttgcgctcctcctccactggtatgtccccgcacgagtgtcagtttggctatgcccctccattgttcccggaccaggaggcagaagtcagagtgccttcagccttgaagttcgtcagacgctgtcggcttatgtggaggaagacccgtcttaatcttatgcgttcctcacagaggtaccaacaacaagccaacagacgtcgccgtccctgcgccccggccagagagtctggctctccacaagagacttaccactacgggtggagtctcgcaagctgtcccaaaaatacatcggtccctttaaggttgccaggagagttaacccagtttcttatcgcctacacttacccagatcccttaagattaatcccacgtttcacatttccttattaaaacctgttgttttttctccccttgtcccggcagacagacctccccctccgccTCGTGTCATTGGAGGCCAGCCGGCTTATACCGTTCATCGGATACTGGATTCCCGCCAGGTGCAGCGGTCCTagcagtatctggtggactgggaaggctacggtcccgaggagcgctactgggttcctgccaaagacatactggaccttgacctcattcgtcagttcagggccctccaccctgagagagctggtaggaacgtcaggagccgttcctaggggggattctgtcaggatttggccagggttgttccggtttttggtcactagatgcccccattgggcttttttgaccttttgtttttcccttgatccccattattatttgcacctgtgcctcgtttcccctgattgtatttaaacccttagttttcctcagttctttgctctgtgtttgtatgttagcactcagccctagtactctgagaactcttgttgatcccggtggactctcttgtggaactctgttttttgttcttgtttgtttgttttttgagtatcttttgaggctttttgtgctttaccttccaccttgtggatttaccttttttgtcttggaggattacctttgttcttgtaggattccttttgaggttgtggagttacatgttttcctgaagaacttcactttttacttaattaaatacaccgtctcaagtactgctgtgtctgcctcatcttctgggttctgccgactattcgtggctcagttggttaagtgactgtttctcactccggagacccgggttcgtaactgGGTCCTGacactaagtcagggaaagctaaatctaagtctagatatacagatgtagacacaattttagaataaattgattgggaaggtgagacagagattgttgtaggaagcttcatttagcgattgtggaggaatattttttgaacgggagaggacatcgttttggactggtaagttcttatcatgctaatgcccttgtttgaaattaataatataaaagcaatatataaacatgtaatgtcatgcaatatgagatgcgtgtgtctgccgccccaccccaacccacatgaaataggctatttgaggctgttgaggagagggcaggaccacatcaatggccaaagtgaaatggagacagtagatacagctggtctgttgtaatataataaagacagtagatctagctggtctgtcataatataatagagagtgtagatctagctgaaatgtcataatataaaagacacagtagatctagcaggtaataataatataataatatattcaacctaatatattcaaccttcaaCCTTcaactctctatatatatatgtttattatacctgttgatacagggctcatatgtgaaactattctaactgaacattttctttcacagtgacactgactccgaatgggagtctcatccggtgtcctgtgtgaatttaagtatgctctctctaattctctctttctctctctcggaggacctgagccctaggaccatgcatcaggactacctggcatgatgactccttgctgtccccagtccacctggccttgccgctgttccagtttcaactgttctgcctgcggctatggaaccctaaactgttaaTTTTTACTCTTATGGTGCTGTCCTGTTGTACCCTCTACAACCATTGtgatctccacctggcacagccagaagaggactggccacccctcatagcctggttcttctctaggtttcttccttgccttgctcgggagtttttcctagtcaccgtgcttctacatctgcattgcttgctgtttggggttttatgctggggctatataaatagatttgatttgatagaggactgagggtcttccaaatattgaaagtgtgtaaatagttgcccatgttattttgtaaatgtatatatatatattttttcatatattttttaatcaataatatatttttttccatgattttttttcatttatttttctaaatttttttttttttgggggggggtgttagaataccattttgttattttgtatattgttatttgtttcaaaatgtgtaCCGTCACCATTtgagctacttgtgtgggacatctgggtgacttcatgataaatgtcatgtagcacactcattttggaagttatcattctgaaactttgcacaagtactgatGCCCTCTTACagttttcactgaaattgtccccatcatcctatctgaatgtttgttttatctcgttcattttaaagatgatgatacaaaaataaaaataaaaaaacttatgtttttttcattgttttatctataccagatctattgtgttataatctcctacattcaattcacatgtacacacacttcagagtgttgtctttcaaatggtaccaagaatatgcatatccttggttctgtgcctgagctacaggctgttagatttgggtatgtcttcaggcggaaattgcacaaagtGGGGGGAGCTgttgtcatgttctgaccatcgttcgtatatgttttccttgttttagtgttggtcaggacgtgagctgggtgggcattctatgttgtgtgtctgatttgtctatttctatgtttggcctgatatggttctcaatcagaggcaggtgttagtcattgtctctgattgggaaccatatttaggtagcctgttttgtgttgggttttgtgggtgattgtccctgtctctgtgattgcaccagatagggctgtttaggttttcgcacgtttattgtttttgttagtttattcatgtatagtgtctttataaattaaacatgaataaccaccacgtggcattttggtccgcctctctttcaccagaagaaaaccgttacagctgTAAGAAGTTAATTGCATTTATGTTACCTTAGTTAATgaatatattttgttattccttatctccacgttgtctcccttttgttacgggcttcgagccggttcgtgacaccaGACTATCTGTATTGATCCTGTTTGCACTAAGTCTTTTGactcacatatgctgctgctactgttaattATCTAGcttgttgcctagtcactttaccctacctaaacgtacatatctacctcagttACCTCGTACCCCCTcacaatgactctgtactggtaccctgtgtatatagccaagttaatCTTACTagttgtgtatttattcctcgtgtaTCTTTCtatttaagtaagcatttcactgttagtctacacctgttgtttacaaagcatgtgaaaaatacaatttgatcaTGTAACAGTGTGATgtaattaagatcctacatctttaTGCTTGCCAGAGAACCAGGGCAGTGCAGTAAAGCTCAGTTTAGCAGTGTGAACAGGGTATAAGTGATACTGCAGTGTGGGTATCTTGTAGGAATTGTAAGAGGGGATGTTGTCAATTCCTTGAATGGAGACGGTACCATAtggacatacagtatgtacatggtTGGAAAGGGTGCCCAGATCACCACTGGGAAGCGGTATGGTGGTTTGTCATGATTTCATTATGACATTGTTAATATAACTTTGAGAGACTGCACTGGGTTCACATGGAAACAATATTTTCTGGTCAAATGTGTTTTAATGTGCAATGGTACATTTTGTAATGTAATAAAGcaaaatatactgtacatcaaCAGATTCATGAATTCAAATTTGAACTCAAGAAATGCTGTGGTAAATACCACAAGGTTAATTTAACATTACAACAACAATTGGGATCAATTCGTGAATTAAGTGAAAACATGAACAATAAAGTACAGGAAAGATACTGCCTTGATTCTGCTACTCACATTAGTCTAGAAATGAGATTTGGTTCTTGGTTGCAGAGATGAGAAAAACCCTGAAGCTCTATGATACAAAAAGAGTGTTGCTTTTTGTCTTGACAAAGTATATAATAGCAGTTAAAAAATAGATTTTTGACAAATGTATTCCTCTGCACTGTCATTCACTCCCAGTCTGAGTACCTGACATCAGAGTACACAGTCTCctgttgtgtctctctcttctttcttcctctttTAGTTTTCCTTTCAGAGAAATGCAATGCAGCATAATTCAGGGTATCTGCATCTTGATCCTGTGAATAGTCATATTTTCATCAAACTATTATACAATATTAAACCCTAACAGGATATGTAGTTTTAAAATAATAAGGTGAGAAAAGTAATGCCATGTTACATTTCTGGACAATATTGTTTAGACAACTTTGCTGTGTTTACCTTGCTGCTTGATTCTCTAGTTGAGTTGTCATGTCCGATATGCTGAGAAACACCCACTGTTTCCATTAATAAAAACAAAGCATCAAAATTACTAGACTTTCAAAGGGAAATTTGCAAAACCGTTTTAGATAATCTTTAAATAACAATTTTCAAAGTGAAATAGTTGACCTTTACAATGTTCACAAACTGGTCTAGTATGTCTGGTGCAGATGAGGATAATGATCCCAATCACACAGACGGCCGAGGTCACTCCCAGAGCAATGATTACAGGATCTGTTGCTTTTTCTAGAAATGTAAAACAAAATCATAGTTCTGACATGCATACTTATGTGAAATACAGTTATATAGATGTTTTTTTAAGTGTAAAACCACAAGAACTGATACTATTCAACCTTTAATCATGGCTTCAGTTAAGAATGCTTTAGATTttagatatatacatatatactacCTACTAATAATCAGGATTGTTCCATTGCCAAACATGATCTCCCCACATGTGGCCACAGCACAGTAGTAAGTGCCAGCATCAGAGAGACTGAGGTTGTTCTTGGAGAGGTTATAGACACAGCTCTGTGTAGTAGAAGTAGTCTCAGGGCTCTTCTTACACTCATCACTCTTGTTCCCATGGGTGTAAATGACTCCTGGATGGGATTCTCCTGATCCGGCTCTGAACCAGTACACACTGCGTTCTCCTGTACAGGTCTCAGAGAATACTGTACACTGCAGAGTCACAGAGTGTCCTGGATGGACTGGGTCAGAGACTGGCCTCTGCACTACAGTATGGTAGTGTGACCTTTGGTGATTCTTACCTAAATGGAATACATGTTTTGATTCTCTAATATATCACATGCTTCATTCACAAAGATGCGAAGAGTTCCGTTTTGTCAGCTAATTGTATTCATTAATGAGGGGTTTTATTTTGTAATAACACATATGTGTATGCTACTACTGGCATTTAAAAAAATCAA
This window of the Oncorhynchus keta strain PuntledgeMale-10-30-2019 chromosome 4, Oket_V2, whole genome shotgun sequence genome carries:
- the LOC118383995 gene encoding uncharacterized protein LOC118383995 — encoded protein: MIKTGVIVVLLNLMYMTQCNDVQYQTQVREVHPGDPVTLYCVFSKEDINMFWYKQMVGQKPQTIVTMTKYDMPVWHKDFNHSRVNVEKADGDGMYRLVITNTDPTDEAVYYCAVRTAYEVNFINGTLLLLKGKNHQRSHYHTVVQRPVSDPVHPGHSVTLQCTVFSETCTGERSVYWFRAGSGESHPGVIYTHGNKSDECKKSPETTSTTQSCVYNLSKNNLSLSDAGTYYCAVATCGEIMFGNGTILIIKKATDPVIIALGVTSAVCVIGIIILICTRHTRPVCEHCKVGVSQHIGHDNSTRESSSKDQDADTLNYAALHFSERKTKRGRKKRETQQETVYSDVRYSDWE